gccctaatgggcttagtgaaaccctaatgggctcaaaggagctctaatgggcccaataaagcttaatggactctaatggacccaataaaaccctaatggacttaataatattttagtgggcttgataggcccaataaagccctaattgacataaaaggccaacaaattgataaatgggctaatatttggattggaaaaccctaatgccattaaaaccctaattttaagaatTATTCGGGTcacacacaagaattatttaataactggagatattaaggccccgtttgatagttgctgactgagaAAGTGCTGACTGGGAAAGGTCTGTCTGAGTAAGAAATCCTGACTGAGTAAGAAATcctgttgtttgattgtacatctgactgaatgtgctgagtgatgaaaaatgactattttaccctgcTGTTATATATAGCGATGGATTAAGTTGCtgaataattataaaacatacatattgtcatacaaaatgtaaattacacacaaataaaaaatgtcatacaaaatgtaaattaaacataaatcatttaatatccaaataaaacataatgaaatttaaaataacataataatttaaTGTAAAGTAGGTGAAAGTAGTCGATTTGCAATCTGATCACGCAAAACACGCATATGTTCAACGGCTTCTGGACCCCATTCTATGCcttgtatgttttctctatcaatTCCTCCACCTTGGACGTCAGGAGTAACCATAGTGTCCTCCTCAAAATTTCTAAACAAGTCATCTTCTATATTGTATTTCCTttataaaattatggaccgcaacacaagcaatgactatgtctctttgcactgtaaaaggataaggagccatttgttttaagattgggaatctcgctttcaatacaccataagcacGCTCAATAACATTTCTAAGTTGCGTAGGAGCATAATTGAACCTTTCTTCTCTAGTTAAAGGTCTGCCTCTTCGAaaatcggctaaccaatacctagtatTGCGGTATGGAGCCATAAATCCACGAGTGTTTGTATATGCggcatcacaaaggtaatatttatctgcAAATGAATGTGACACATATTATATAATGACACATTATATAAAGAAGATagataataaaaattatataaagattATAAACCTGGtggaggaaatggaaatccagaagtcgaattaaatgcaacttctttcaaaactcttGAATCATGTGCTATACCCTCCCATCCAGCCCAAacaaaggtgaatatcatatcaaaatcacaaattcctattacattttgaaaacattctCCTTTTCCTCTTCCTTTATAACGAGTTTGTTGATCAACAGGTACAACCGCATGTACAAGAGTTCCATCTAATGCACCTATTGCTccggaaaaaatattttttaaccgTCTATGTCGTTCCGAGTTATGTCTTGTTGGATTAGGAGTTGttggtactataatttcttttgcaaaatACATCATTGCTGTTAGGACCTCGtgaaaacattgatgaatcgtTTGTGTGGAGTGATGAAATCTTCCCTTAACCGCGCGAAAACGTTCATTATGTCCTATAACATGTAAGAATACAGCCATCTTCTCTTCAATGCTTATTGTCCTACTAGCTTGCAACCAGTTTTTTTGGGTAAAGTGGTTGCATAATAAAGCAAATGCATCTTGTGTAAGACGCATCATATCGAAACATTGTGTAGGGTCTCCGTACATCAAATCTTGCGTATACGCATACCCGCTTGAATCGTTATCTCTAATTGTATGGATTCTAATTAGCCTGCGCCGGTTTGACCTCAACCAATAAAACACAAGTAAAAGAAAAGCTATAACTTCACCATCAGAAACCATACTTGACCTGTTACAAACAATTAGGTAACATGTTTGTAACCAAACTTTCCAAAGTAACAAAAGTCATATAACAAAAAACTAGTAAATAACAAAAGTCATATTCAATATCTAAACATCATCCAAAGTAACAAAAGTCATCAAACATAGGATCCAAAATTAACAAAAACTAGTACACATCATCCAAAATAACATCCAAAAAAGTCATCAAACATAGCATCTAAATGTCATGCAAGTAACAAAAAGTCATGCAACAAAAAAACTAGTAAATATCATCAAAGATAACCATACTTCCTACCCGCACCCATCACCCACGACTCACAACTAGTATGCGAAAGTCGTAACCAAACTTTCCTAACATCGGCACTTTCACCAAATAACAAAAGAGCGGTTTTGTgtctttcatcttcttctccccATTCCATTTTGTTCAATTTCTCCATACATGCATCAACATCCTTATCCATTTCACTTTTTTCAATTCTTTCGTTTTTTTCCACCAATGACCTTGCAAGCTTGACAATCTCATCCTCAACTTCTAAATCCCTTGCGTCTCTTTTTTTCCaccaactctttttttttttccacCAACTTCCATATTTTTTGAACGCCTTGAAGATTCTTGACTTGCACCTACGTGTTGTGTTGAGGTTTCCAtttgaacatcatcatcaaaatcatGGGCACTAAACTCTTCTACTGGACGAGGGAATGTAGAAGATGGCTCCCAACTTTGAAAGCCGGTTGAGGTCAACCCTTCGAATAGTTGGGTGCAAAGATCAGGGAACAATAGAGGTTTAGTTTTCAATGACAACACGAACTTGTTCAACTGTttacaatttttataaatattaggatatgttatgaaaataatcataatagtatttattataaaaatattaccTTCCCCTCTTCTTTCCATTGTTCATCGgtcaaattaaatttattttttataggaTCATATATATTGCCGGTTTTGTTTTTGAGTTTCATCCAAGCAACATACTTTGATTTGTAGTAGTCAAAGTGATTTCTcatttgcttctgatcaacctcttTACCGTGTTCGTTTATCAATTTTTCGCGTATTGTCTTCCATGAACTTGTCTTAAGTCCGGAACCCTCACGACCATTAGTGCTTAGTTCATGGATACATGCATCAAGAAAAGTTTTGTCCTCATTCTCGTTCCAAACCAACATCCTAAAACGTTAATAGTTAAAATGATTTATCATAAAATTTATCATGATCAAAaacaattttaaatataaaaaaattattttgtacCAATAAAAGCATAAAATCTGTGGAATTGTGATATGTCTATTATGTATTATAACAGTGCATAGGATTCGTAATGAGATTGGAAATGCTATGAAGCTAGACAATCATGTTGATTCCATAAAACAAGAAACTCCCAAGAATTGAAATAGGCATGGTAATTATGATATTTGTACACCTTCTCAAGCTCAAGTATTTTAAAgacaatatatttttttcttttatttcaccaaaaaacacaaaaacaaagcaAACAATATGTATATAATGGCAAATAAAAGCTCAATCTAACAGCAATGCCACTACTACCTTGTAGTGGCAGTAATAAACATCCCCAGCAACAGGAAAAAAAAGAGGATGTAATATTCTAGCAAATAACAGTTCCAAATTCAAAAGAAAATTCGTCCATGAAATTGATTACAAATAACACTTCAAAAAAAAGAGAATGTAAACAAATCTGGACCCACTTAAATCAATGAAATTGATTACAAATAATGTTGTATATGGAACATATCTACTGCATCCATGCTTTATATGAAGGGATATAGACAATCAATTGCATAAAAGATAAGAACAGATTGATCGATCCCAAACCCAAAATTAGTGTTCCCAAACCCCAAATCGGATTCTGAAATTATAGATTATACATAAAAGGATAATACTCTTACCTGTTTGTGATGAATTGCAGTGATTGAATGACAAGAAATCGAAATATCAATCGGAGATGGCGAGCTCTTGTTGGCCGGCGAGATGGTGGCTACACGGTGGCAAGATGGCAGCGACCGAGGTGATGGCAGGCAACGACTTGCAAGATGCGATCGAGATGGAGGAGCGACGCCACTGCTAGATGGAAACGACTTGGAGCTGTCGGCGTTTTTTTTTTAGGTCTTGAGAATGGAACGATGGAAGAAAGAATTAAGGGGCAAGATTGTCTTTATTCCCAGTCAGCATATGTTACAAGGCTGACCGGGTAAGACTGTTGAGTCAGATATCTTTCCGAGAAAGCACACCATCAAACATCTAAGGTCTGACCGGGTCAGCCCAATTAGCTGACTCAAACCGAGTCAGATGGTATCAAACGCACCcttaaataataaactttggcaaaCACTAATATaagcgataatggacttaatggattaagcccttaatgggttaagtaggaaacttaaccctaatcatcattttatgtgaaaccctaatttcacttgggtttattgttgggcctttctattgggccttgatgatttgggttattaaatggactatccaagatcaagcaaatggtctaaagtaatttaatgggcctagggtaaggcccatgtaaggggcttgggccc
The genomic region above belongs to Lactuca sativa cultivar Salinas chromosome 4, Lsat_Salinas_v11, whole genome shotgun sequence and contains:
- the LOC111907885 gene encoding uncharacterized protein LOC111907885, which translates into the protein MDKDVDACMEKLNKMEWGEEDERHKTALLLFGESADVRKVWSSMVSDGEVIAFLLLVFYWLRSNRRRLIRIHTIRDNDSSGYAYTQDLMYGDPTQCFDMMRLTQDAFALLCNHFTQKNWLQASRTISIEEKMAVFLHVIGHNERFRAVKGRFHHSTQTIHQCFHEVLTAMMYFAKEIIVPTTPNPTRHNSERHRRLKNIFSGAIGALDGTLVHAVVPVDQQTRYKGRGKGEYKYYLCDAAYTNTRGFMAPYRNTRYWLADFRRGRPLTREERKYNIEDDLFRNFEEDTMVTPDVQGGGIDRENIQGIEWGPEAVEHMRVLRDQIANRLLSPTLH